From the Pseudomonas monsensis genome, the window GGCAGCGGGTGAGACGCTTGTTCTCGAGCTGCACGTAAAGGCTCATTGGCTGGGCCGCTGGCTCGATCCCTGGGTTGAGATCGGCGATGACTGTCAGGCGTTCGAACGAGGCGTCAACGGGCGGCGATTCCTTAATCTGTCCGGGCAGGCCACTGCGCTGATCCAAGGCACGCTGGCATTGCGCGGACGCTATTGCGCGGTGGCTGCCACAGGCACCCTGTGGGTGATGACCAATCCTGACTATGCCCGCCAGCGGGTGATGGTCGTGGCCCCTCATGCCGATGATGCCGAGCTGGCCGCATTCGGCCTCTACAGCCGCTGCGAAGACGTCAGCATCGTCACCCTGACTCAGGGCGAAATCGAGGCTGAGAACTTCCAGCGTCTGGGGCTGGATCAGGCCCAGGCTGCGCGGTTGAAGGGGCGCTTGCGCAGTTGGGACAGCCTGACGATCCCGCTGTGGGGCGGCGTGCCTGCCGGGCGTTGCGTGCAGTTGGGCTATTACTGCCTGCAATTGCCGCAGATGGCCAAGGAGCCGACGAAGGCGTTCGGTTCCCGGGAGTCGCAGGACAGCGACGTGCGCAGCGTCCGTCGACACAATCCACTGTGCCTGCCAGCCGACGTCGATGGTCAGCCGACCTGGCGCAATCTGGTCGCTGACCTGGTGGCGCTGCTCGAGCATTACCGCCCTGAAGTGCTTGTGACGCCGCATCCCGAGCTGGATCCGCACAGCGATCACGTGGCGTCGACCCAGGCGCTGCTTGAGGCGGTTGGCCTGAGCCAGTGGAAACCGACGACCCTGCTGATGTACGCCAACCACCTGCACGACAACGACCGCTGGCCAATGGGCCCGGCCGGCGCGGGGATTGCCTTGCCGCCGGCGATCGAGCCGCTGCCGGCCGATCGCTTGTGGAGTCCGCTGGTGCCTGCGGATGTGCAACTGGACAAGGCCATGGCGCTGGCCATGGAGCACGACCTGCAGGGCGGGCAAGTGTTCAAGCGGCAGTTGCGACGCTGGATCCAGCAGGGACTGGCGGGGCGGCGCTGGCCTGTCACGGGCAGTAACGAATTTTTCCGCAAGGCCGTCCGGCGCCACGAATTGTTCTGGGTGCGCGACCTTTCAGATTGAGGCGGACGGCGCTTTCCCCTGTGTTAATATCGCGCCCCTGTTCATTTTGTATGTGGGTTGCTCCATGAAGTTGTCCATGCCGCGTTTCGATCAAGCCCCGGTCTTGGTAGTCGGCGATGTCATGCTCGACCGTTACTGGCATGGCGGAACCTCACGGATTTCCCCTGAGGCGCCGGTGCCGGTGGTCAAGGTCGAGCAGATCGAAGATCGTCCGGGCGGTGCCGCGAACGTTGCCTTGAACATTGCCGCGCTGGGTGCGCCGGCGTCCCTGGTCGGTGTGACCGGTGACGACGAAGCCGCCGACAGCCTGAGCAACAGTCTCAAGGGAGCGGGCGTACGCGCCCTGTTTCAGCGCATTGCGCATCAGCCAACCATCGTCAAGCTGCGGGTCATGAGCCGGCACCAGCAATTGCTGCGTATCGACTTCGAAGAACCGTTCGCCACCGACGCCCTGGCGCTCGGCACACAGGTCGACGACCTGCTCGAAGGCATCAAGGTGCTGGTCCTTTCCGACTACGGCAAAGGTGCGCTGAAAAACCATCAGGCCCTGATCCAGGCGGCCCGGGCGAAAAACATACCGGTGCTGGCCGACCCGAAGGGCAAGGACTTCACCATCTACCGCGGGGCCAGCCTGCTCACGCCAAACCTCAGCGAGTTCGAGACCATCGTCGGCGGTTGTGCCGATGAGCACGAACTGGTGAGCAAGGGCGCGGCGCTGATGCACGACCTCGAGCTCGGTGCGCTGCTGGTGACCCGTGGCGAACACGGCATGACCCTGCTGCGTCCGGATCACCCGGCCTTGCACCTGCCGGCCCGTGCCCGCGAAGTGTTCGATGTCACCGGTGCCGGTGACACGGTCATTTCTACCCTGGCCGCCGCAATCGCCGCCGGTGAAGAGTTGCCCCACGCCGTCGCGCTGGCCAATCTGGCCGCCGGCATTGTGGTGGGCAAACTCGGTACGGCTGCCATCAGTGCGCCGGAACTGCGTCGCGCCATTCAGCGTGAAGAAGGCTCCGAGCGTGGTGTTCTGGGCCTCGAGCAATTGGTGCTGGCCGTGGCCGACGCCCGGGCACACAACGAACGGATTGTCTTCACCAACGGCTGTTTCGACATCCTGCATGCCGGGCATGTGACCTATCTGGAACAGGCGCGGGCCCAGGGCGATCGGCTGATTGTCGCGGTCAACGACGACGCCTCGGTCAGCCGCCTGAAAGGGCCGGGCCGCCCGATCAACAGTGTCGACCGGCGCATGGCCGTACTGGCAGGCCTCGGGGCAGTGGACTGGGTGATCAGTTTCCCCGAAGGCACTCCGGAAAACCTGCTGCGTGAAGTCAAGCCGGATGTGCTGGTCAAGGGGGGCGACTACGGGATTGATCAGGTAGTCGGTGCTGATATCGTGACCGCGTATGGTGGCACGGTGAAAGTGCTTGGACTGGTGGAAAACAGCTCGACAACTGCGATTGTCGAGAAGATTCGCAGTCGTTGATCCCGATGAATTCTTACCGATGTGTACGGCGTGTGAACGGATTTTGCCTTGGGGATCTCATCGTTTCCGTTGATGCAGGCTGCCATGAATCCGATGCGCTTGCCTGCCTGCGCCGCGTGGTCAATTAATTTATGAAAGTCATGCTCCTGGTGATGGACGAACAGCGGGTCATTCTCGACCGGCTCTACGACATCGTGCAGCAGAACTGTGATGAGTGTTTGATCTATCGTTTGAGCAAGCAGCAGCAGTTGAATCTGGGCTCGTTTCTGGCTTCGGTGGATTACCAGACCTTCGACCGCGTGGTGATTTTCTCCCGGGTCAAGCGTCTGGCCACGCAACTGCAGGTGCTCAAATGCATCCCCGGGCTGATCTTCCTCGAGCACGACGCCTATCAGAACTACATGCCGGCGAGTAAGTATCGCGGCGTGTATTCGCGTCTTTATCGCCGTTTGCCAAGTTGCCGGGCGCTGGTGTCCGGTGCCGTCGTTGCCCGCAAGATGCTGGCCGAAGGCATCGACACGGTGTTCGTTTCCAAAGGTTATGACGAGCAGATGCTGCGCAACACCGGTGCGGTGCGCGACATTCCGCTCGGCTTTCTCGGCAGCCTGAAAAGCACCGAGTACGCCCAGCGCAAGGCACTGCTGGAGTCGCTCTCCAAGCGCACCGGCATGCTGGTCACCCGCACCCAGTCGGGCGCGGAATACCTGGAGACGCTCAACCGCATCAAGATCTTCGTCAGCGCCGACATCGGCATGAACGAGTTCATGATCAAGAACTTCGAAGCCATGGCCTGTGGGTGCGTGTTGCTGGCGTGGAGTCAGGGCGAAGAGGATCAGTTGCTGGGCTTCGAGGACATGCACAACACGGTGTTCTATCGCAGCGAAGACGAGGCGGTGGAGAAGATCAAACTGCTGCAGGACAACCCCGAGCTGGCCGAAGGTATTGCCCGCAATGGCCAGGCGTTTGCCGAAAGTCGCTATTCCTTCGCCCGTGTCGGTCAGGCCCTCGCCACCGAAATCCAGCGCGAAATGCGCCCATGGCAGCCGCCTTCGGCGTTCACCCGGTTCTGGGTGAAGTTGCGCTACGGCATGAAGGTGCCGGTCTGAATGATGGATGAGCACATGGCGCTGGATGCGCTGCCGGGTGGTGACCAATCGGTTCTGCAAGCCTTGCCCGAAGCGCTGCGCACGTGCCTGAGCCGTGCGGCGCGGGTGGTGCTGATCGCCAACAACCCGGCCATCACCGCGGCGGATTTTCAGGCGCTGGACATCGGCGCCGATGACATCGTCGTCAGCTTCAATACCTGCATCAAGGCACCGCTGCTCAACGCGCAAAGCGTGAATGTCTTCGTGCATGGCTACAACGCGCCGGACGCCTACTTTTTTGGTCTGCCTTACGGCCCCGACGTGCAGCGGCTGATCGAGCGGGCGGGCGAACGCTGTTTCACCATGCTCGTCGGCTGCGCTGCACCGATGTGCCCGTTGCCACAGGTGGCCATGTATTGGGACCGCATCCCGTTGCCGCCGCTGTGGAATTACCCGGTCGACCGGCCAGGGGGCAAGCGCTACGTCGGGCCCTCCACCGGCTTCAATACGCTGGTGCTGTTCGACTGGTTGCGCGGTCACGCCGGTTACACCTATCAGCTCCTGACCCTGGGGTTTTCCAACGAGGCGGGAAAATTGTGGGGCGGTCACGCCTGGGATTACGAGCGCGACTGGCTGCAGAAATCGGACATCATCGTGGTGCCACTGCAACCCCGCCGCTGGTGGCAAAAGCTGTTTCGCCAGCGATAAGCGGTGCCGCATTGCCGGCAGGCCCGAACTACTTTCAAAAGGTGCTGTTGAGTGTTGAAAATTGCCGTGGCGTTTTTCGGGATTCCGAGAAATTCGTCGATCTGTTTCCCCTCCATCGAACAGAACGTGCTGGCGCAGTTGCCTGCGGGCAGCGACGTAAAGTGCTTTTATCACCTGTATAAAATCGATGAAGTGCAGAACACCCGTTCTGGCGAAAAAGGCGAACTGGCGGCGGACAACTACCAACCCTTCGAGTCGATGTCCGGCGGGCTGACCTCGACCGAGGGCGTACTGGAGCGCTGGGATTTCGAACAGGTCAAGGCTCAGGGCGATACCTGGGGCGATGACTATGCGTCGCTGCGCAACCTGATCTATCAGCTCAACTCGCTGCACACCGTCACCGGCATGATCGAACCGTTCAACCCGGATTTCGTCGTGTTCGTGCGACCGGACAATTTCTTCCACAACGCGTTGCCCGGTTATGTGTTCAACCATGCGCAGGCGCGACGCCACAACGCGTACATTCCGGACTGGCAGTGGTGGGGCGGGCTGAACGATCGCTTTGCCATTTGCGGGCGCGATACCTATGTCGCCTATGGCAAGCGCATCGAGCGTATTTTCGATTTCTGCAAGGCGACGGGGCGCAAGCTGCATTCCGAGCGTCTGCTCAAGTACGCGCTGCTAGAGGCGGGTGCCAAGGTCTGCACGTTGCCGACCCAGGCCTCGCGTGTACGGATTACCGGGGCGTTTGCCGAAGAATCGTTCTCGCCCAAGCGCGGCATGGGCAAGCGCGAAAACCGCTATTTCCACTTCTTCGCCACGCTGCGCACCTGGATGGATCGCCGGCGCTAGCGGCTATTTGCTCGCGCGCTTTTTGCCCAGACCGACCAGCCGCAGCGCCTTGATGCTCAACTGCTTGAGGCCCTGACGCGGGGCTTTCGCCGGTTGCAGGCCCTGTTGCACCAGCCAGTCCTTCCAGCGAATTCGCTCTTCGCGCACGACCCAGCCGGTCTGCGTGGCGAAGCTTTCGGCCAGATACAGGCCACGCGTGCCGGCCGGCACAAGTTTGTCGCGCTTGAGGGTGTAGAGCTCGGCCAGCGGCGCGCCATCCTTGAGCGGCATCAGGTACAGATCCGGGCGTTTGCGGTCCAGCCGCGCGACCAGTTGATCGCCCTCCAGACGTTCATCGACATGAAACAGGCTCAGGGATTTGGCTTCCTTGGGCACGTCCAGGCGCAGGTCGTAGATCAATTGCAGCGATGCCGTCGGCAGATGTACATAAGCCCGCGGCCGTTCGACCAATTGCAGATTGGCGCAACGTATCGGCCGCGCCGATCCGGACAACGGGGTCAGGCGAAACGGCAACGCCTCGCGATAGTGCAGGGCCGAGGCGTAGGGCGCCGGCAGCCAGGTGTCGTTGAAGCGCCCCCCGAGCCAGCCTTCCGGCGTCTCCAGCAGGCACTCTTCAGCGATTTCCTGAATGGCCGTGTGCAGCGGAATGTTCAGTTCGTGAGCCGGCACATAACCGGAAATCAGTTTCAGTACCACGTCGCCGCGATCCTGCCGCCGCTGGCGCACCAGCACCCAGTAATCGCGATTCTGCCAGTGCAGGGTCAGACGCACCGAGACCCCGAGATTGGCCAGCTCCAGCGAGAAGCGTTCGGTGTCGGCGACACTCACCGGTTTGCGTCGCTGCAACGTCTGGGCGAAGTTCAGCGGCATGCCGACGCTCTGATAGGCCAAGCCGTCGGGCGTGGCTTCGACGAACAGGGGCAGGGTCTTGAAGTTGCTCGGGTTCTTTCTGATGAGCGTGCGCGGCATATCGGCTCCTGCTTAAGGCCGCGAAGCGGCGTCAGTGACCACGAAGGACCCGGGCAACGGTCGCAACGTTATGGGCGAGGTGCAGCGGATTGATCGTTCCGACAATAGCACTGGCCACGCCAGGCTTCGCAAACAGCAACTCGAAGCTGGCACGCACCGGATCCACTCCCGGGCTCAGGCACACGTGGCCGCTGGCCAGGGCTTTCTTCACCAGAATGGCTTTGCCGTGGGCAGCAGCATAGTCAATGACTGCCTTCTCGTTCTGTTCGTTCAGATTGTAGGTGACCATCGCGCAGTCCCCTTGCTCCAGCGCCTTGAGCCCGCCTTCGACGGTTTTGCCGGAGAAGCCGAAGCCGCGAATCTTGCCCTCGGCCTTGAGCGCCGCCAGCGTGGCGTAGACCTCTTCGTGTTCGAGGATGGCCATGTCATTGCCGTCAGAGTGCACCAGGACCAGGTCGATAGAATCCGTTTCCAGACGTTGCAGGCTGCGTTCCACTGACCTGCGCGTGTGCGCCGCGCTGAAGTCGTGGCGCGACAGGCCGTCGGCAAATTCCTCGCCGACCTTGCTGACGATCACCCAGTCCTCGCGCTGGCCACGCAGCAGCGGGCCGAGGCGTTCTTCGCTGCGGCCGTAAGCCGGCGCGGTGTCGATCAGGTTGATGCCCAGCTCGCGTGCCTGCCTGAGCAGCATGCGCGCAGCCTCGTCATCGGGAATCTGGAACCCGTTGGGGTATTTCACGCCTTGGTCGCGGCCCAGTTTCACTGTGCCCAGGCCCAGCGGCGAAACCGTCAGGCCGGTGCTGCCCAATGGGCGATGGAGATCATGCAGAGTCGCGATACTCATGGCAGCAGTTGCTCCCAGGCAGCAATGCCCATCGGTGGTTTCGGCAGTGCCGGCAGGGGTTCGGTGGCATGTGGCTGGATGCCGTCGCGCTGCAAGGAGGCGATCACGCGGTCGGCAAAGTCCGGTGCCAGTGCCAGTTTCGTCGGCCAGCCCACCAGCAAGCGGCCCTCGTCAGCGAGGAACGCGTTATCCGGACGTGTCAGGCCGGTTTGCAGCGGCTCGGCACGGTCGACCCGCAGCGTCGCCCATTGCGTGGTGCCAAGGTCGATCCACGGTAGCAATTGCGCGATTTCCTTTTGCGCGGTGGCGATCTGCTCGGCGGGCTCGCGGGCGACACCTTCGCTTTCGGCGATGTCACCGCCCATGTACCAGACCCACTGACCGTCAGCGGCCGGGTGGGTGGTCACGGTGATGCGCGGCTTGGTGCCGCCGCCCAGGCAATGGGCGTAGAGCGGTTTCAGCCCCGGGCCTTTGGCGATGATCATGTGCAGCGGCCGGCGCTGCATGGCCGGCTGGCTCAGGCCCAGGGCCTCAAGCAGTTGCGCGGTACCGGCGCCAGCGCTGAGGACGATGCGCTGGGCGCGGATCTCGCGACCGTCGACCTGCAGACCGACCAGCACTCCCGCCTCCAGCAGCGGCTCGATGGTTTGCCCGGCGAGCAGGCCGTCACCGGCCAGATCGGCCAGGCGCGCAATCAGGCTCGGCACATCCACCACCAGTTCGGCGAGGCGGTAGACCTTGCCCTTGAAGCGCTTGTCTTGCAGGGCCGGCGGCAATTGCTCGCCCTTGACCTGATCGACCCGGCCACGCACGGCCTTGCTGGCGAAGAAACTGGTGAGGTTGCCGGCCAGGGTGCCGGGTGACCACAGGTAATGAGCCTCGGACAGCAGGCGCACGCCGGACAGGTCCAGCTCGCCATGGCCGGCGAGGGCTTCACGCCAGCGGCGCGGCATGTCGGCGATGGCTTCGGAGGCGCCGGTCAGGGCGCCGTGCAACGCGTACTTGGCGCCGCCGTGGATGATGCCCTGCGACTTCACTGTCTGCCCGCCGCCGAGGCTGGCGCTTTCCACCAGCACGGTCGCAAACCCCTGACGGCGCAGACGCGCGTTCAGCCAGAGGCCGGCGACACCAGCGCCGACAATCAGAACGTCGGTGGAAATAACGGATGGCATGCAACGACCTCAGTGTTCAAGACGAGGGCGCAGTATACAGACTCGGGAAAGAGGGGGATTTGTCGATGATCAACAGCCGTGGCGCAAAAGCACTGTGGGAGCGAGCAGGCCCGCCCCACAGGGGAGGTGTGCAGTGCAGGTCAATGCCCGGCGGTCTTGGAGAACAGCTGGATGACCACCACACCGAGGACAATCAATGCCATCCCCAGCATCGCCGGCACGTCCAGCTTCTGCCCATAAATGAACAGCGCCGCGATGCTGACCAGCACGATCCCCATGCCCGCCCAGACGGCGTAGGCCACACCCACCGGTACGGAGCGTACCACCAGGGTCAGCATCCAGAAGGCGATGCCATAACCGACGATCACCAGAATCAGCGGCAGTGGTGTGCTGATGCCTTTGACCGCTTTCATCGACACGGTGGCGATCACTTCGGCGCAAATGGCAATGGTCAGATAGACGTAGGCGTTCATGGTTCAAACCCTCAAATGAAACGTTGCTTTCAGGGCGGCATTCTAGAGAGTCGTCAGATGGGGTAAAGTCATTACCTATCTGTTTTGAAGATGGGTTGGTGAGGCGGTATGCAGTGGAATCTTGATCAGCTCCGAGTGTTTGTCGACGTCGCCGAACAGCGTTCGTTTTCTGCCGTTGCGCGCCGGCAGCGCAAGGCGCAATCGGCAATCAGCAGCGCGATTGCGATGCTTGAGGATGACCTGGGCGTCAGCCTGTTCGAGCGTAGCAGCGGTCGCCAGCCCTCGCTCACCGAAGCCGGCGAGGCACTGCTGGAAGAGGCGCGGGAAGTCTTGCGTCAGTGCGAGCGTCTCAACGGCCGGGCAATGGCGATGCTGCGTGGCCAGGAAGCACAGTTGCGCGTGGCGCAGGACGAAGCGATGCCCTATCAGGCGCTGGTGGAAAGTTTCGGCGCACTGGCCGAGCAGTTTCCGAGTCTGGAGGTGCAGTTGACCAGCGCCGCCCAGGGCGAAGTCGCGCGCAAACTGGTGGAGCGCCGGGCCGATCTCGGTCTGTTGTTTTACCACGATGAAATTCCCGAGGCGCTGGAGCGCCGGGTGCTCGGCAGTGTGGAAATGGTCACCGTGTGCGGCATCAACCATCCGCTGGCGGCGCAGTCCTACGTGACCTGTCAGCAGTTGGCGCAGCACCGGCAATTGCTGATGTCGACGCAAACCAGTGTCTACCCCGGCAATGAGCCGGCCAGCCCGCAGGTGTGGCGCGCTGACAGTTTCTACGTGATGGCCGAATGGCTGGTGCGCGATCTCGGTTGGGCCTGGCTGCCACGGCATGTGGTGCAGTATTCCGCCTATCAGGGCCTGATGGTCGAACTGGACAGCGAATGGACACCGCCAGCACTGGTGGTGGAACTGGTCTGGCGCCGCGATGAACCGCTGGGGCCGGCGGCGCGCTGGCTGGCTGAACGTTTTGCCGTGCACTTGCGGGCGATCGGCGATAAAAGTCGATAAACTCCGCCGCCATGAATAGAACTCTCTACACCGCGCTGTTTTACCTGGGGCTGCCATTGGTGGCGATTCGGCTGTGGCTGCGCTCGCGCAAGGCCCCGGCGTATGCCAAGCGGATTGGCGAGCGCTTCTCTTACGGGATGCCGTCACTGCAGCCCGGCGGGATCTGGGTGCACGCCGTTTCGGTGGGCGAAAGCATTGCCGCCGCGCCAATGATTCGCGCCTTGCTGCAACGTTATCCACAGCTGCCGATTACCGTGACCTGCATGACCCCGACCGGTTCGGAACGGATTCATGCCTTGTTCGGCGACGAGCCGCGCATTCAGCATTGCTACCTGCCTTACGACGTGCCGTGTGCGGCGGCGCGCTTTCTTGATCGGGCACAGCCGAAACTGGCGGTGATCATGGAAACCGAACTGTGGCCCAACCACATTCATCAATGCGCCAAACGCGGGATACCGGTGGCGCTGGCCAACGGCCGACTGTCCGAACGTTCGGCCCGGGGTTATGGCCGCTTCAGCAAACTGACCGCGCCGATGCTGGCGGAAATGAGTTTTTTCGCGGTACAGACCGAAGCCGAAGCCCAGCGCTTTCGTGATCTGGGGGCACGGCCGGAGACAGTCGAGGTTACCGGTTCGATCAAGTTCGACCTGACCATCGACCCGCAACTGCTGCAACGCGCCAACGCACTGCGCGGCCAATGGCAGGCGCTGGAACGCCCGGTGTGGATCGCCGCCAGTACCCACGAGGGTGAGGACGCAGTGGTGCTCGACGCCCATCGTCGTCTGCTGACGAACTACCCGAATGCGCTGCTGATTCTGGTGCCGCGCCATCCCGAGCGCTTCAACTCGGTGTTCGAGTTGTGCCAGCGTGAAGGCTTTGCCACGGTGCGCCGTTCGACCGGTGCCAACGTCGAGTCACACACCTCGGTGCTGCTCGGTGACACCATGGGCGAGTTGCTGTTTCTCTATGCGTTGGCCGACAGCGCTTTCGTCGGCGGCAGTCTGGTGCCGAACGGCGGGCATAACTTGCTGGAGCCGGCGGCCCTGGCCAAACCGGTGCTCAGCGGCCCGCACCTGTTCAATTTCCTCGACATCGCCGCGCAGTTGCGCGAAGCCGGCGCGCTGGCGGAAGTGGATGATGCCGAAGGGTTGGCGGTGGAAGTGCAGCGCCTGTTCGAATTGCCGCGCGATGCCCAGCGCATGGCCGAGGCCGGGCTGGCGGTGATGCGCCGCAATCAGGGGGCGTTACAGCGCTTGCTGGACGGGCTGGGCAGACTGATTCGCTGAGGAAAAACCAAACCTGAGGCGAGGGAGCAAGCTCCCTCGCCTCAGGTCCATCGTTGGCTTTGAGGAAGTGTCCTTCAGGCTTTGGGGAATCCCCCTACATCTATCTTTTTTTCGTCTTGTTAGCGTGCCCGCCAATTCTTGCGAGCACGAACCAAGGACGGTTTGGACATCGCGCTCTTTTCCTCTTTGCTTAAGGATAAGCGTATGTTCCGGTCGGCCAATGCCGCGCATTTTGCGTTGCAGATTCCTGCTATCCGTCACGACTTTCAGGTGCTGGCGTTCAATGGCACCGAAGCGATCAGCACCCTCTATACCTTCCACATCGAACTGGTTAGCGAGCACCCGGATTTCGATCTGGAGCGCCTGCTCAGCCAGCCTGCGTTTTTGCAGTTTGGCCACAACGGTGAAGGTATTCATGGGCGTATCGAAGACGTCCTGGTCGGTGAGGCCGGCAAGCGCCTGACCCGTTATCACCTGACGCTGGTGCCGGCGCTGCATTACTTGCAGTTCAGCCACGATCAGCGGATTTTCCAGCAGCGCACGGTGCCGCAGATCATCGCGCAGGTACTCAAGGGACATGGCATTCAGGGTGATGCCTTTACCTTTCATGTCACGGCGAACCCGCCGCGTGATTACTGCACTCAGTACGGCGAATCCGATCTGGAATTCATCCAGCGCCTGTGCGCCGAAGACGGCATCGCCTGGCATCACCAGCACTCGGCGGACGGCCATTTGCTGGTGTTCACCGACGATCAGGTGTTTCTGCCCACCCTTGGCGCCACGCCGTATCAGCAAGATAGCGGGATGGTTGCGGAGCATCCGGTGGTCAGCCGTTTCAGCGTGCGCAAAAGCACACGCACCAGCACCGTTACTCGCCGCGACTATGACCTCAAACGGCCGAGTCTGCTGATCGAAAGCCGCTTCACCGCCGAGTTCACCCCGACGCTGGAGGATTACCGCTATCCGCTGTTGATCGAGAACGAAAAGTCCGGCAAGCAATGGGCCCGGCAGGCGCTGGAGCGCCATCGCAGCGACTATGAATTGGGCCAGGGTCAAAGCGATCAGGCAAATCTGCGCTGCGGCCATCTGTTCGAACTGACCGAACACCCGCGCAAAAGCTGTAATGATCTGTGGCTGTTGCTCAGCGTATCTCACACTGGGCGACAGCCTCAGGTGCTTGAGGAAGCGATTACCAGCGACACGAAAGACACCGACGGTTTCACTCAGGGGTATCGCAACACCTTCAGCGTGATTCCTGCCGAGGTGGTGTTTCGTGCGCCGCTGCCGACACCGCGTCGTCCGCTGGTCTGCCAGACCGCACGGGTCACGGGGCCTCCCGGTGAAGAAATCTATTGCGACGAATATGGCCGAGTGAGGTGCGAATTCAACTGGGACCGCGCCGAACTCAACAGCGAGCGCAGCAGTTGCTGGATTCGGGTGTCGTCGAGTTGGGCCGGGGAAGGCTTCGGTTCGGTGACGATTCCACGCATCGGCATGGAAGTGGTGGTGACCTTTCTCGAAGGTAATCCGGACAAACCGCTGATCACCGGTTGTGTGCCCAACAAGGTCAAGTCTGCGCCCTGCACCTTGCCCGAGCAGAAGACCCGAACCGTACTGCGCAGCCACAGTTCACCGCACACCGGCGGTTACAACGAACTGATGATCGAAGACCGCGCCGGCCAGGAAAAAATCTACCTGCGCGCCGAACGTGATTTCGAACAACTGATCCTCAACGACAGCCACAACCAAATCCGCCGCGACCGTTTCGAGCAGGTGGACAACCACAGCACCAGCCTGATCAAGGCTGACGAGCGCCACACCACCGACGGTACGCGCAACACGGTGATCGGCCGCGACGACCTGCTCAGCATCAGAGGCAACAGCAGCACCACGGCGCAAGGCACGCTGGTGATTCAGGCCGGCCCGCATGCGCGGGTTACGGCCAGTCAGGTGGTGATTGATGCCGGCACGAGCCTGACGCTGACTGCTGGCGGCCATCACCTCGTGATCAATGCGGGCGGGATCTTCAGCAGTGTGGCCATCGTCGAGGGGGGCGCGCCGATGACAGGTGTCGCGCCGCAGACCGCGTTGGCGGCAGTGCCCGACGATTCACAGGTGCTGATCGCGCTGTCCATTACCCCGCAAATAGCCGCGCTGGCTCAGGCCGCAGAGCAAGCCGCTTCAGTCTGCGCCGTGTGCGAAAAACTGGCGCAGGTGAACGCATGAATCGGGCTTACCTGTTGC encodes:
- a CDS encoding type VI secretion system Vgr family protein → MFRSANAAHFALQIPAIRHDFQVLAFNGTEAISTLYTFHIELVSEHPDFDLERLLSQPAFLQFGHNGEGIHGRIEDVLVGEAGKRLTRYHLTLVPALHYLQFSHDQRIFQQRTVPQIIAQVLKGHGIQGDAFTFHVTANPPRDYCTQYGESDLEFIQRLCAEDGIAWHHQHSADGHLLVFTDDQVFLPTLGATPYQQDSGMVAEHPVVSRFSVRKSTRTSTVTRRDYDLKRPSLLIESRFTAEFTPTLEDYRYPLLIENEKSGKQWARQALERHRSDYELGQGQSDQANLRCGHLFELTEHPRKSCNDLWLLLSVSHTGRQPQVLEEAITSDTKDTDGFTQGYRNTFSVIPAEVVFRAPLPTPRRPLVCQTARVTGPPGEEIYCDEYGRVRCEFNWDRAELNSERSSCWIRVSSSWAGEGFGSVTIPRIGMEVVVTFLEGNPDKPLITGCVPNKVKSAPCTLPEQKTRTVLRSHSSPHTGGYNELMIEDRAGQEKIYLRAERDFEQLILNDSHNQIRRDRFEQVDNHSTSLIKADERHTTDGTRNTVIGRDDLLSIRGNSSTTAQGTLVIQAGPHARVTASQVVIDAGTSLTLTAGGHHLVINAGGIFSSVAIVEGGAPMTGVAPQTALAAVPDDSQVLIALSITPQIAALAQAAEQAASVCAVCEKLAQVNA
- a CDS encoding LysR family transcriptional regulator, with the protein product MQWNLDQLRVFVDVAEQRSFSAVARRQRKAQSAISSAIAMLEDDLGVSLFERSSGRQPSLTEAGEALLEEAREVLRQCERLNGRAMAMLRGQEAQLRVAQDEAMPYQALVESFGALAEQFPSLEVQLTSAAQGEVARKLVERRADLGLLFYHDEIPEALERRVLGSVEMVTVCGINHPLAAQSYVTCQQLAQHRQLLMSTQTSVYPGNEPASPQVWRADSFYVMAEWLVRDLGWAWLPRHVVQYSAYQGLMVELDSEWTPPALVVELVWRRDEPLGPAARWLAERFAVHLRAIGDKSR
- the waaA gene encoding lipid IV(A) 3-deoxy-D-manno-octulosonic acid transferase; this translates as MNRTLYTALFYLGLPLVAIRLWLRSRKAPAYAKRIGERFSYGMPSLQPGGIWVHAVSVGESIAAAPMIRALLQRYPQLPITVTCMTPTGSERIHALFGDEPRIQHCYLPYDVPCAAARFLDRAQPKLAVIMETELWPNHIHQCAKRGIPVALANGRLSERSARGYGRFSKLTAPMLAEMSFFAVQTEAEAQRFRDLGARPETVEVTGSIKFDLTIDPQLLQRANALRGQWQALERPVWIAASTHEGEDAVVLDAHRRLLTNYPNALLILVPRHPERFNSVFELCQREGFATVRRSTGANVESHTSVLLGDTMGELLFLYALADSAFVGGSLVPNGGHNLLEPAALAKPVLSGPHLFNFLDIAAQLREAGALAEVDDAEGLAVEVQRLFELPRDAQRMAEAGLAVMRRNQGALQRLLDGLGRLIR